CCAGATTAAGTTGTGGTACAAGCCCAATGGCTTTTTCCGGACAAGTTGAGGCACAGATGCCACATTGTACGCAATCTTGTTCTAAAAAGGAAAGAATCGGTGCATCGTTATTGGCACGAAGGGCCGTTGTCGGACAGGCCCCCACACAAGACATACACATGGAACAAGCTGCGACATCCACCTGCACCTGACCATAAGGTGCCCCTTTTTCCAAGGCGATTGTTTGCTCAGAACTATTGTTGAGATGAGAGAAGACCATATGAGCCCGTTGACGTTTATGACCAACGGCAAGCCCTTCCATCGCCTCTATGGCGTTAGCGAACGACATGGTACTCAATTCACTGGTGATAAAATCGGGTGTAACGTGATCAATCACTTTGAAACGATTATCATCCTGTTCAAAGCCTTTCAGCAAAGATTGAGCAAAAGCGATTTCGTGACGTGTGGTCGGTGCCGTTTCATAATGGGATGCGGGGGCCAGAATAACAACGCCACTTGCCCCATAAGCCAAAGCAGCCAGAAGAAGACTGTGATCAAAAATCGAAACAGATTGTACAGCAAACGGAATAACCTGCGCCGGAAGACCATCCCCGACCTGCCCCAAAACATTTAAGGCTTCTTCACCCGTTTGTGTGTCATGGATCAACAAAACAGGGGCTGAACCACCCGCTTTTTTATAAATGGACAAAAGCTTCTGCATACGGCGATGCATATGTTCCTGTGACGGCATGGCATAGGCAATAGCCCCTGTGGGGCAAACAGCAGAACAATCTCCACAGCTTGCACAAAGATAAGGGTCAATCGCCACATAATCGCCCGCAGACTGAATGGCAGAAGATCCGCATGAATCAATACAATTTTGACACCCGGCAATACGATTGCGCGAATGGGCACATCTGGCTTCATCAACCTGCGCATAACGTGGCTTGGAAAATTCCCCGATCATATCGGAAAGTTCAAACAGGGCCTTAAATTGCCCAGCCTTATCCGTTGAAGCCACTTTTACATAGCCGTCCACCTTATGGTTTGAGGGCAACAATGGGTTTCCATCACTTAAATCCAAAATCAAATCAAACTGTTCTGTAATCTGATTTTGCGTTTCTGTGAATGTCAGCCCCCCTTTAGATGAAGGATGAAGCGGGGCAAAAAGGTCAAAGGTGACTTCAAACTGCCCTAAATGGCCTGATGCCTGTACAGTACGGCCTGTAAAAATAGGAAGATCACAGACTTGAGGGGCAAGGACATCTGTACTGTGATTTAAAACAACAACAGGAGAAAGCCGACCACGCAACATTTGGGCAGCGTCCATCACCACATCACCTGCACCATAAATCAAAATAGTCCCTTCTGACTTGAGCGGAACCGTTTCCACAAGATCAGGGCTCAGGGTAGCTTCGGCCAGCAGGGCTGCGATCTTGGCAGATGCTTTTTTACCTTCTGTTCCCCATCCGGCTTTTTCCCGGATATCCACATAGGAAACGCTAGGGGCATGTTCACCCATCTCTACGCGTAATTCTTCAAAAAGCGGGGCTTCACGGCCACAGGCAACCAGCAAGTCACCTTCTTGTAAGGCTTTTTGGAATTCAGGCTGTTGGG
This sequence is a window from Terasakiella sp. SH-1. Protein-coding genes within it:
- a CDS encoding 4Fe-4S binding protein, which codes for MKLNEKRVLLCSCEGSMELDAKAIAKTFDQDEPFVHSQLCRSQQPEFQKALQEGDLLVACGREAPLFEELRVEMGEHAPSVSYVDIREKAGWGTEGKKASAKIAALLAEATLSPDLVETVPLKSEGTILIYGAGDVVMDAAQMLRGRLSPVVVLNHSTDVLAPQVCDLPIFTGRTVQASGHLGQFEVTFDLFAPLHPSSKGGLTFTETQNQITEQFDLILDLSDGNPLLPSNHKVDGYVKVASTDKAGQFKALFELSDMIGEFSKPRYAQVDEARCAHSRNRIAGCQNCIDSCGSSAIQSAGDYVAIDPYLCASCGDCSAVCPTGAIAYAMPSQEHMHRRMQKLLSIYKKAGGSAPVLLIHDTQTGEEALNVLGQVGDGLPAQVIPFAVQSVSIFDHSLLLAALAYGASGVVILAPASHYETAPTTRHEIAFAQSLLKGFEQDDNRFKVIDHVTPDFITSELSTMSFANAIEAMEGLAVGHKRQRAHMVFSHLNNSSEQTIALEKGAPYGQVQVDVAACSMCMSCVGACPTTALRANNDAPILSFLEQDCVQCGICASTCPEKAIGLVPQLNLDKMAASPAVLKEDQPAVCPECGKTFGTQSSVDKVVDKLSNMPQFSNPEMLDNLRKCEDCRVSAIAKQRDPFDFGQRPKPRTTDDYLN